The Scyliorhinus torazame isolate Kashiwa2021f chromosome 7, sScyTor2.1, whole genome shotgun sequence genome has a window encoding:
- the LOC140427182 gene encoding protocadherin-10-like, which yields MASFPKSTWLKWQVVTLVISTCVWDLITGQIRYSIPEELKHGAFVGNIADDLGLDVRELSARRFRIVPGANTQYLEVNLENGVLFVNEKIDRELLCDLSSSCFLHLEIVIETPLELYRVEVEILDVNDNSPGFPWHEFRLEIAESVALGARFPLETAYDPDVGTNSLQSYRLSPNRYFSLEVQTRSERSRFPVLVLERSLDREYQALHQMMLTAVDGGVPGRSGTALVTVSVLDVNDNAPVFDQGVYTVCLLENAPRNTLVIKLNATDLDEGSHGEVSYSFSNHAPARLRQIFRVEPQTGEIRVQGVVDYEEASVYEIYVQAKDKGLYTAAVHCTVVVEIIDVNDNAPEVLLTSVSSPVREDALPGTVIALISVTDRDSGENGKTRCHIPAHLPFKLQTSFKNYYTLVTTERLDRESVVEYNVSLTVIDSGSPPLSTLQTILVKVSDVNDNAPRFAHPSYTVYLMENNAPGASICSVSALDPDVEQNAYVSYCILESKIRGTPISTYVSINLNTGNLYALRSFDYEQVKNFQVLVQAQDAGFPSLHNNVTVNVIILDQNDNAPEILPPLPPNRSAEMVPRSAEPGAVVAKVSAVDADSGPNSRLSYQISQASEPALFSIAPFSGEIRTRRRFQEQDAPKQRLVVHVVDHGKPPLSTSVTINVLIVDSLPETFSDLTERPQSIEYFSDFNLYLIVSLGSVSFVFLVAIIALVSLKCHKDRAGTLGQRCRFSSCCSRRHAGCCLRRKQPGDVLNNSHTNFQVAPSVKAQPSCMEVGGSGSLSRTYCYKVCLSPESAKTDLMFLKPYSPAAGNNVKPANPYVSGWRRQISDGANLASNGSSEVASLHGALFIP from the exons ATGGCGAGTTTTCCAAAAAGTACCTGGTTAAAATGGCAAGTGGTCACGCTTGTTATATCGACTTGCGTCTGGGATCTGATTACGGGGCAAATCCGGTACTCGATTCCCGAAGAATTGAAACACGGGGCTTTTGTTGGGAATATTGCGGACGATTTGGGATTGGATGTGAGGGAACTGTCCGCTCGCAGGTTTCGCATCGTCCCCGGTGCCAACACGCAGTATTTGGAGGTGAATCTGGAGAATGGGGTTCTGTTTGTGAACGAGAAGATAGACAGGGAGCTGTTGTGTGATCTCAGCTCCAGCTGTTTCCTGCACTTGGAGATTGTGATCGAAACGCCACTGGAATTATACCGGGTGGAAGTGGAGATTCTCGATGTAAATGACAACTCGCCCGGGTTCCCGTGGCACGAGTTCCGCCTGGAGATCGCCGAGTCGGTGGCCCTGGGGGCGCGTTTCCCGCTCGAGACCGCGTACGATCCAGATGTGGGCACCAATTCTCTGCAAAGCTACCGGCTCAGTCCCAACCGCTACTTCAGCCTGGAGGTGCAGACCCGCAGCGAACGCAGTCGCTTCCCCGTCTTGGTGCTGGAGAGGTCCCTGGATCGGGAGTATCAGGCGCTCCATCAGATGATGCTGACTGCTGTGGACGGCGGGGTCCCGGGGCGATCCGGCACCGCTCTGGTCACCGTCAGCGTCCTGGATGTGAATGACAATGCCCCGGTTTTCGATCAGGGGGTGTACACTGTCTGCCTCCTGGAAAATGCCCCGAGGAACACCCTCGTGATCAAGCTGAACGCCACCGATTTGGACGAGGGTTCCCATGGAGAGGTGTCTTATTCATTCAGTAACCATGCCCCGGCCAGACTGCGCCAGATCTTCCGAGTGGAGCCCCAGACTGGCGAGATCCGTGTGCAGGGTGTGGTGGATTATGAAGAAGCCAGTGTTTATGAGATCTATGTCCAGGCTAAGGACAAGGGACTGTACACGGCCGCCGTGCACTGCACGGTGGTTGTGGAAATCATTGATGTGAACGACAACGCGCCCGAGGTGCTCCTCACCTCGGTGTCCAGCCCCGTTCGGGAGGACGCCTTACCGGGCACGGTGATCGCTCTGATCAGCGTGACGGACCGGGATTCTGGGGAAAACGGGAAGACCAGATGCCACATCCCAGCTCACCTCCCCTTCAAACTGCAGACATCTTTCAAGAACTATTACACCCTGGTCACCACTGAGCGGCTGGACCGGGAGAGTGTTGTGGAATACAATGTTAGCCTGACTGTGATAGATTCAGGCTCCCCTCCCCTTTCCACCCTCCAAACCATCCTGGTGAAGGTTTCCGATGTCAACGACAACGCGCCACGTTTTGCCCATCCGTCCTAcacggtgtatttgatggagaataACGCGCCCGGGGCGTCCATCTGCTCGGTGTCCGCCCTGGATCCAGATGTGGAGCAGAATGCTTATGTCTCTTACTGCATCTTGGAGAGTAAGATCAGGGGGACCCCCATATCCACTTATGTCTCCATCAACTTGAACACTGGCAATCTCTACGCGCTGCGCTCTTTCGACTATGAGCAAGTGAAGAATTTCCAAGTGTTGGTTCAAGCTCAGGACGCGGGCTTCCCATCACTGCACAACAACGTGACAGTGAACGTGATCATCCTGGATCAGAACGACAATGCCCCTGAAATCctgcccccattgccccccaaccgCTCGGCCGAGATGGTGCCTCGATCCGCCGAGCCCGGCGCCGTGGTGGCGAAGGTATCGGCGGTGGACGCCGACTCCGGCCCGAACTCGCGGCTGTCTTACCAAATCTCCCAGGCGAGCGAGCCGGCTCTCTTCAGCATCGCCCCGTTCAGTGGGGAGATCAGGACCCGGCGCCGCTTCCAGGAGCAGGACGCCCCCAAGCAGAGGCTAGTGGTGCATGTGGTGGACCACGGGAAGCCCCCTCTCTCCACCTCGGTCACCATCAACGTGTTAATCGTGGACAGTCTCCCCGAGACCTTCTCAGACTTAACAGAGCGGCCCCAGAGCATTGAATACTTCTCCGATTTCAACCTTTACTTAATCGTCTCTTTGGGCTCCGTCTCATTCGTCTTTCTGGTGGCCATAATCGCGCTGGTCTCCCTGAAATGTCACAAGGACCGAGCCGGCACCCTGGGCCAGCGCTGCCGCTTCTCCAGCTGCTGTTCCCGCCGCCACGCCGGCTGCTGCCTCCGGAGGAAGCAACCGGGGGACGTGCTGAACAATTCGCACACCAACTTCCAGGTGGCGCCCAGTGTTAAAGCCCAGCCGAGTTGCATGGAGGTGGGCGGCAGCGGCTCCCTCTCCAGAACCTACTGCTACAAGGTGTGTCTGAGTCCCGAATCGGCCAAAACCGACTTAATGTTCCTCAAACCGTACAGCCCGGCCGCCGGGAATAACGTGAAGCCGGCTAACCCGTACGTGTCTGGGTGGAGAAGGCAGATCTCAGATGGGGCAAATCTGGCCAGTAATGGATCCAGCGAG GTTGCAAGTCTGCACGGCGCGTTGTTCATTCCCTGA